In one Falsibacillus albus genomic region, the following are encoded:
- the crcB gene encoding fluoride efflux transporter CrcB — protein sequence MNVLLIAVGGFFGAIARYSISLCFKKVYPTTFPLATLTVNLLGAFLLGILVGSGMASSAYSLLGTGFMGAFTTFSTFKLENIQLREGKNHSTLISYLLVTYTIGISAAFLGIHLGSSL from the coding sequence ATGAATGTTCTTTTGATTGCGGTCGGCGGCTTTTTTGGCGCCATAGCAAGATACAGCATTTCCCTCTGTTTTAAAAAGGTCTATCCAACCACATTCCCCCTTGCCACATTGACAGTCAATCTGTTAGGTGCATTTTTGCTTGGGATATTGGTTGGATCAGGCATGGCCTCCTCTGCCTATTCGCTTCTTGGTACGGGGTTCATGGGGGCATTCACTACTTTCTCCACCTTTAAGCTTGAAAATATCCAGCTAAGGGAAGGGAAAAATCACAGCACATTGATTTCCTACCTGCTGGTCACCTATACAATTGGAATTTCCGCTGCATTCTTAGGCATCCATCTCGGATCCAGCCTATGA
- the crcB gene encoding fluoride efflux transporter CrcB, translated as MNFIAVGVGGAIGSLLRFLVGIGSNHLWNVHFPLGTLIANLLGCFILGWFTSSYIKMKKLHPHILTGVGTGMIGSFTTFSTFSVESVQLMQENHYGTAYAYIMLSMIGGLFMSWLGYKLETTIKKPAAAERGDL; from the coding sequence ATGAATTTTATCGCTGTGGGAGTCGGGGGAGCAATTGGCAGCCTTCTCCGCTTTCTCGTCGGAATAGGAAGCAATCATCTGTGGAATGTACATTTCCCTTTGGGTACGTTGATCGCTAATTTGCTCGGATGCTTTATCCTGGGCTGGTTTACATCGTCATACATAAAGATGAAAAAGCTGCACCCGCATATTTTGACGGGCGTCGGAACGGGAATGATAGGTTCCTTCACTACCTTTTCCACCTTCAGTGTGGAAAGTGTCCAATTGATGCAGGAAAACCATTATGGCACGGCCTACGCTTATATCATGCTCAGCATGATCGGTGGCCTCTTCATGTCCTGGCTTGGATATAAGCTGGAGACGACAATTAAAAAACCTGCAGCAGCGGAAAGAGGTGACTTATAA
- a CDS encoding helix-turn-helix domain-containing protein, whose translation MIHQKTNEIIKETLMTYPHKVNVKLGKILKERGMTQGDLHRLTGLRVATINELVHFKKKSLTVAHLISIMIALRIWDIRELIEIEFDNEVVEYFKKERSVMLKGFTEDLEKTMKENVQKMNDGKSI comes from the coding sequence ATGATACATCAGAAAACCAATGAGATTATCAAAGAAACACTCATGACATATCCTCACAAAGTAAATGTGAAACTCGGGAAAATCCTGAAGGAAAGAGGAATGACACAAGGTGATCTTCATCGGTTAACAGGACTGCGCGTAGCAACGATTAATGAACTGGTTCATTTCAAGAAAAAATCCTTGACTGTCGCTCACTTGATATCCATCATGATAGCTTTAAGGATCTGGGATATTCGCGAGTTGATAGAAATCGAATTTGATAATGAAGTAGTGGAGTATTTTAAAAAAGAACGTTCGGTTATGTTAAAAGGTTTTACAGAAGACCTGGAGAAAACGATGAAAGAAAATGTTCAAAAAATGAATGATGGGAAATCGATTTAA
- a CDS encoding arylamine N-acetyltransferase, translating into MNDTINQYLNCLRIGVESPSLNYLQRLIQQHLFRVPYETFSKFHYYSIDPRYVPSLDIFVQNLTEKGWGGTCFTLNINFARLLKALQFDCHLVRVKPGHLALMVILGSKKFYADVGYGSPIMKPIELEAKRQHTLHGFGEDIIFTQKSKDIYEVDRRANGKSFVRKEIEWKPLTEEDIINDIECSYLDDDENQTMRRITAVRFNGHECYFLRDHSLKVMTYRNISEINLQDIHKWKKYVQEVYKIDENSLDESIRFLKQRGVSLF; encoded by the coding sequence ATGAATGATACGATAAATCAATATTTGAATTGTTTACGGATTGGAGTGGAATCGCCAAGCTTGAATTATTTGCAAAGGCTGATTCAACAGCACTTGTTTCGAGTGCCATATGAAACCTTCAGTAAGTTTCACTACTATTCAATCGATCCCCGGTATGTCCCTTCGCTGGATATATTCGTTCAGAATTTAACTGAAAAGGGGTGGGGCGGCACATGCTTCACCTTGAACATAAATTTTGCCAGACTTTTAAAGGCCTTGCAGTTCGATTGCCACCTTGTGAGGGTCAAGCCCGGACATTTGGCCTTAATGGTGATCCTGGGCTCCAAAAAGTTTTATGCGGATGTAGGCTATGGTTCTCCGATCATGAAGCCTATCGAACTTGAAGCGAAAAGGCAGCACACCCTCCATGGTTTTGGTGAGGATATCATTTTCACGCAAAAAAGCAAGGACATTTATGAGGTTGACAGGCGTGCAAATGGGAAGTCTTTTGTGAGAAAAGAGATCGAATGGAAGCCGCTTACGGAAGAGGACATCATCAATGATATCGAATGCTCTTATCTCGATGATGATGAAAACCAAACGATGCGAAGGATAACAGCAGTCCGTTTTAATGGGCACGAATGCTACTTTTTAAGGGACCATTCTTTGAAGGTCATGACCTATCGCAATATATCAGAAATCAATCTCCAGGATATTCACAAGTGGAAGAAGTATGTTCAGGAAGTCTATAAAATTGATGAAAATTCACTTGATGAGTCCATCCGGTTTTTAAAGCAGCGTGGTGTTTCATTGTTTTAA
- a CDS encoding DUF402 domain-containing protein: MKKKYGDRLDWKRVKQRNYHVRVLGNHGNLTYETRLDLQKVSPSLYVQYDQQRICIAADGYTWIQWFRFELPYTLTAMIDETGKVVQYYYDLCFDQGFDAKRNSPWYLDAYLDLVLLPDKQMYILDEDDLEEAVNTKQMSSDQAQSVQVSLHHLIHSIQSSTEPLLQQYQTCSD; this comes from the coding sequence ATGAAGAAAAAGTATGGTGATCGTCTAGATTGGAAACGCGTGAAACAACGAAACTATCATGTGCGTGTGCTCGGCAATCATGGCAATCTTACATATGAAACAAGACTCGATCTTCAGAAAGTCTCACCTTCTCTTTATGTTCAGTATGATCAGCAAAGGATCTGTATTGCCGCAGATGGCTACACCTGGATCCAGTGGTTTCGGTTTGAGCTTCCATACACCTTGACCGCGATGATCGATGAAACGGGGAAAGTGGTCCAATATTATTATGATCTGTGCTTCGATCAGGGCTTCGATGCTAAAAGGAACTCCCCTTGGTACTTGGATGCGTATCTAGACCTCGTGCTCCTGCCTGATAAGCAAATGTACATTTTGGATGAGGATGATCTTGAGGAAGCGGTGAATACGAAACAAATGTCTAGCGATCAAGCTCAAAGCGTGCAAGTTTCCCTGCATCACCTCATTCACTCCATTCAAAGCAGCACTGAACCACTTTTACAACAGTATCAAACATGCTCTGATTGA
- a CDS encoding RNA polymerase sigma factor, producing the protein MDQSLIEQVLKGNDHAFRIIIERYRQDLFRSIYAILRNQKDSEDALQEVFIKIYTSLPRYENQGFKTWITRIAVNHAIDMKRKQQRRRENLNEDIEQTISDDLQLESLEANILKKEKVLLLRRKLDDLPDNYRDVIYGFYIEEKTYQQLASEQHQQVKTIETKLYRARQWMKKHWKEDDF; encoded by the coding sequence TTGGATCAGTCGTTGATCGAACAGGTGCTTAAGGGGAATGATCATGCGTTCCGGATCATCATTGAAAGATACCGACAGGATCTCTTTCGAAGCATCTATGCCATTTTACGAAACCAAAAGGATTCAGAGGATGCGCTTCAGGAAGTTTTCATCAAAATATACACTTCTCTCCCCCGATATGAGAATCAAGGCTTCAAGACATGGATTACGAGGATTGCCGTCAATCATGCCATTGATATGAAACGGAAGCAGCAAAGAAGGCGGGAGAATCTGAACGAGGATATTGAACAAACAATCTCGGATGATCTTCAGCTTGAAAGCTTGGAGGCGAATATTTTAAAAAAGGAAAAGGTATTGCTGCTTCGTCGAAAGCTTGACGATTTGCCAGACAATTATCGAGATGTGATATATGGATTTTACATAGAAGAGAAAACATATCAGCAGCTTGCAAGTGAACAGCATCAGCAAGTTAAGACGATTGAAACGAAATTATACAGAGCTAGGCAATGGATGAAAAAGCATTGGAAGGAGGATGATTTCTGA